In bacterium, the sequence TCGGCTACCCGCTCACGTCGATCGCCGGCGTGGGCGCGAGGTCCGTGGGCGAGGTCACCGGGGAGCGAATTCGGGACAAGATCGCGGCCTCCAAACGGAAGGGGCTCTGGATGGGCGGACGTGTGCCGCTCGGATACCGGTCAAACGGCCGAACATTGGAGATCTCGGAGTCGGAGGCAGGAATCGTCCGCCGAATCTACGACCTCTACGAAACCGAGAAATCGGTGACACGAGTGGCCGAAGAAGTCTCGCGCCTGGGTCTCAGGACCAAGGTATATGTCGACAAGCGGGGCCGAACGAGCGGCGGAAAGTCGTTCAGCCGCGGGCATATCCATCGTCTTCTAGCGAACCCCATCTACGCGGGTTGTATCAGCCACAAGGGTGCGATCTATGAGGGCCAGCACCGCGCGATCATCGACGTGGCCACTTGGGAGCGGACTCAATCGGTTCTCAACGCCGGGGCACCCGCAGGAGAGCGTCGCAGCAGCCCGAGCCTTCTGCGAGGCAAGTTGTTTGACGCGACGGGGGCTCCCTTCACCCCGAGCCACACCGTCAAGTCCGGGCGACGCTATCGGCACTACGTCTCCCGACCCGCATTGCCAACTGAGACTTCCGACGCATGCTCCTCGATCTCTCGCCTTCCTGCCGGCGATATCGAGAAGCTCGTGTCCGAGACGGTCGCAGAGCTGCTCTCCGACCGGAGGCAGATGAGCGACCTCCTTCGAGGCCAGGGCGTCGGCGCCGCCGTCATCTCCAGCACCCTCGGAGCGCTCTCGAGCTGGCGCGGCAATCCTGTCGACATGGTTCGTCGGGTCGACGTCACGTCCGAGAAGATTTCGATCGAGCTCGATATATCAACGATCGCGCAGCGAGAGATTCCCCTGCTGCGACTCAACATCGCGACTCGAATTCAGAAGCGCCGGAGTACTCGACGAATCGTGCGGAAGGGAGACACTCGATCTAGATCCCGATGCCTCGACCTTGCTCTCTTGAATTCTGTCGCCCGAACACGGTGTTGGTTCGAGGCCATATCGACTGGGCGGGTTCGATCGTTCGCGGAGATTGCTGCGGCTGAAGGAGTGAGCGAGCAATACGTTGGAAAGCTGATGTCGCCTGCCTGGCTGTCGCCAGAGATCGTCGAGGGCGTCGTCGACGGCACCGACTTCATCGAGATCACGACGGAAGCGCTGACGTCGAAGATCGATATCCCAGCAATCTGGGGGAGGCAGCGATTGGCGCTCGAAATCAGGGATTCGGCTGCTGCTTCCTAATCGCCGACCGTTTCCGCTCTAGCGAACTCCACACGCCCCAGTCTCCAGATGGGAATCACAGTGCGGCGCCTGAGAAGCCTTCGCTCGCGAGCTCGCCCTCATTCTAAAGCCGAGTGTTGCGCGTCGAAGTTGATATCAAGCGGCGTCCTATCTTGCACTACCTGCGACTATCCTGACCCACGGATACAGACCGGTTTGCACTTCGAGATGGTCCCGAACTCGATTGGACGATACCGACGACGCCCGAATGACGGCATCAGAGGATTTTCGGACGTAAGCTTTGTGGACGGCCGCACCTTCACTCACTCTGTGGGCGATAGCGCCGCGCCGAGTAACCATTTTCTCGAACTTGTCGAGTACATCGGCGTTTGAGTTCTTCGCCCAGCTCCATTTCTTCGACAGCTTGTCAAGACCGATCAGGTCCGAGAACATCTCGTCGATCTGCGCTGGTCGTGGAGTGTTGAGCCTTCCAACGTGGCGCTTGAGTGTTGTGTGTTTGTGGTTGACGAGGACCTTCTTCCAGTTGTCCCCGGCCAGCTCCCATACCTTCGTTTCGTCTGGATGGCTTCTGAGTTCGCGCGTGGCTGCGACTCGCACTTTGGTGGGAAAGACGCTTGGGTCGTTTGCATTCGCAAGTAGGAACTCGAACGCATTCGTCGCCAGGTCTTCTACGAATGCTTCCCAGCACGCGACTAACAGAACCAGCGCGCTCCGGTTCAACACCTCAACCTTGTATTTGCGCCCAACTGTCTTTCCAGCGATCTCGGAGTGAATCTCGAGAAGCCTGTCGACCTCAGCAAGGTTGCTTTTCAGCTGATCGATATGCGCGGGATGTACGATTTTGCTGGGGGCCACGTGGAATGCCCTGTAGCGGAGTAGCCCACAACCCGCAGACTTCGCAGTTGAGGCGCCTCAGAGGTACAGCCAGTCTACGCCAGATGGCACAAGCCGTGCTTTCAGGTCGCTCTTAGGCGGGGATTGTGCGATGGAGGGCGTTCCAAGCTCCGCAATCGGTCTGTCAGACCCAGGGACTTGTTATACGGCGGGCGAACGCCACCAAATCACCGCCACGACGAGCAAGCTCGTCGCCCAGATCATTGCGACGTGTCGCCACCACGACCTCCAAGCGGGTTCGTTCGGAGTGTTGTGCCAAGAATCGGGATAGACACGCTCGCCGGACGGGGTTTCGAGTTCGGAGAGCCCTAACGCCTCGTTC encodes:
- a CDS encoding recombinase family protein, which translates into the protein MSKGGEATWACGLGFVFIGLLGYPLTSIAGVGARSVGEVTGERIRDKIAASKRKGLWMGGRVPLGYRSNGRTLEISESEAGIVRRIYDLYETEKSVTRVAEEVSRLGLRTKVYVDKRGRTSGGKSFSRGHIHRLLANPIYAGCISHKGAIYEGQHRAIIDVATWERTQSVLNAGAPAGERRSSPSLLRGKLFDATGAPFTPSHTVKSGRRYRHYVSRPALPTETSDACSSISRLPAGDIEKLVSETVAELLSDRRQMSDLLRGQGVGAAVISSTLGALSSWRGNPVDMVRRVDVTSEKISIELDISTIAQREIPLLRLNIATRIQKRRSTRRIVRKGDTRSRSRCLDLALLNSVARTRCWFEAISTGRVRSFAEIAAAEGVSEQYVGKLMSPAWLSPEIVEGVVDGTDFIEITTEALTSKIDIPAIWGRQRLALEIRDSAAAS
- a CDS encoding HEPN domain-containing protein encodes the protein MAPSKIVHPAHIDQLKSNLAEVDRLLEIHSEIAGKTVGRKYKVEVLNRSALVLLVACWEAFVEDLATNAFEFLLANANDPSVFPTKVRVAATRELRSHPDETKVWELAGDNWKKVLVNHKHTTLKRHVGRLNTPRPAQIDEMFSDLIGLDKLSKKWSWAKNSNADVLDKFEKMVTRRGAIAHRVSEGAAVHKAYVRKSSDAVIRASSVSSNRVRDHLEVQTGLYPWVRIVAGSAR